The Carassius auratus strain Wakin chromosome 40, ASM336829v1, whole genome shotgun sequence genome has a segment encoding these proteins:
- the LOC113058668 gene encoding sclerostin domain-containing protein 1-like, translating to MHINAPESYNFMFLFCFLIRSGLTLKNDATEIFYSHVVSPVQDAQSNSSLNRARSGGRGFTAHERERIPVGCRELRSTKYISDGQCTSINPVKELVCTGQCLPAQMLPNWIGGYGRKFGNRRNNQDWRCVNDKTRTQRIQLLCQDGSTRTYKITVVTSCKCKRYTRQHNESGVKSVGYAHTQIKKLKIKAGTGTES from the exons ATGCATATAAACGCACCCGAATCGTacaatttcatgtttttattttgctttttaataAGGAGTGGTCTGACTTTGAAGAATGATGCAACGGAGATTTTCTACTCTCATGTGGTCAGTCCCGTGCAGGATGCTCAGAGCAACTCGTCTCTGAATCGCGCGCGCTCCGGTGGAAGAGGCTTCACAGCGCACGAGAGAG AACGAATCCCAGTCGGCTGCAGAGAGCTGCGATCCACAAAGTACATCTCAGACGGCCAGTGTACCAGCATAAACCCTGTTAAGGAACTGGTGTGCACTGGACAGTGTCTTCCAGCTCAGATGCTGCCCAACTGGATCGGTGGATACGGTAGGAAGTTCGGGAATCGCCGAAACAATCAGGACTGGCGCTGTGTGAACGACAAGACCCGTACCCAGCGGATTCAGCTCCTGTGCCAGGATGGCAGCACCAGGACCTACAAGATCACAGTGGTGACCTCCTGCAAATGCAAAAGATACACACGGCAGCACAACGAATCGGGAGTCAAGTCTGTGGGATACGCTCATACCCagataaaaaaactaaagatCAAAGCAGGCACGGGGACGGAAAGCTAA
- the LOC113058669 gene encoding ankyrin repeat and MYND domain-containing protein 2-like, giving the protein MSAPKKGDLTDTEKDLLLVIAAGNVQEASRLLGSRDVRVNCLDEYGMTPLMHAAYKGRADMCKLLLQHGADVNCNEHEHGYTALMFAGLSGKTDITWMMLDAGAETDAVNSVGRTAAQMAAFVGQHDCVTVINNFFSRARLDYYTKPQGLEKEPKLPPKLAGALHKIIMTTNPNPVKIVMLVKENPLLMDVEALEKCRKVLELICEKCIKQQDMNEVLAMKMHYLSCVLQKCGSFLKDQQDKLDGLIKSLLKGRDSDGFPVFQEKFIRECIRKFPYCDATLLQQLVRSIAPVEIGSDPTALSVLTQAITGQVGFMDADFCTTCGEKGAGKRCSICKMVIYCDQSCQKLHWFSHKKVCKMLQEQREKHEAESASRLQKQAKAESHQALEETTGTMEELSVSQSETTSSQTIPLTTD; this is encoded by the exons ATGTCTGCACCAAAGAAAGGAGACCTGACCGACACGGAGAAGGATCTACTTCTAGTTATTGCTGCAG GTAATGTGCAAGAAGCCTCCAGGCTGCTTGGATCCAGAGATGTCAGGGTAAACTGTCTTGATGAG taTGGCATGACCCCTCTCATGCACGCTGCATATAAGGGCAGGGCAGACATGTGCAAACTGCTGCTGCAGCATGGAGCAGACGTCAACTGCAACGAACATGAGCATGGATACACCGCACTCATGTTTGCAGGACTCTCAG GAAAGACCGACATCACCTGGATGATGTTGGATGCTGGAGCCGAGACAGATGCAGTGAACTCAGTCGGCAGAACGGCAGCACAAATGGCTGCTTTTGTAG GGCAGCATGACTGTGTGACGGTCATCAATAATTTCTTCTCCCGGGCGAGGCTGGATTACTACACAAAACCACAGGGGCTggaaaaggaaccaaaactccctCCTAAACTTGCTGGAGCACTACACAAAATTATAATGACTACCAACCCCAACCCCGTAAAG ATAGTGATGTTGGTGAAAGAAAACCCTCTGCTGATGGATGTGGAAGCACTTGAGAAGTGCCGCAAG GTTCTGGAGCTTATCTGTGAGAAGTGCATCAAACAGCAGGATATGAATGAGGTGTTGGCCATGAAGATGCACTACCTCAGCTGTGTGCTGCAGAAATGTGGCTCTTTCCTAAAAGACCAACAGGACAAACTTGATGGCCTAATCAAGAg TCTTTTGAAAGGGCGAGACAGTGATGGCTTCCCAGTATTCCAGGAGAAGTTCATTCGGGAGTGCATTAGGAAATTTCCGTACTGTGATGCCACATTACTGCAGCAGCTGGTCCGGAGTATTGCCCCAGTGGAAATT GGAAGCGACCCCACTGCTCTGTCGGTCCTCACGCAGGCCATCACGGGACAGGTGGGTTTCATGGACGCAGACTTCTGCACAACCTGTGGTGAAAAGGGAGCAGGGAAAAGATGCTCCATCTGTAAAATG GTGATCTACTGTGACCAGTCCTGTCAGAAGCTGCACTGGTTCAGTCATAAAAAGGTCTGTAAGATGTTACAggagcagagagagaaacatgaAGCGGAGTCAGCATCACGGCTACAGAAACAGGCCAAAG CTGAAAGTCATCAAGCATTGGAGGAGACAACGGGCACTATGGAGGAGCTCTCTGTCAGTCAGAGTGAGACCACCAGCTCACAGACCATCCCTCTAACCACAGACTGA